One part of the Parasphingorhabdus sp. SCSIO 66989 genome encodes these proteins:
- a CDS encoding pilus assembly protein CpaE: MNAPFNPTGTGARDAFAAYICDDETLDLVRTVCIELGWQSEKCNQGGLRNAIQSLSIAASPNILLVDLAESGDPLNDINALAEVCEPGTVVVAMGQVNDVRLYRDLIVSGLQDYLLKPVSPDQLRDALVQAQAIFSAPKQQDNGTERPHVTTAVIGTRGGVGASTIATSLAWYFSQDGDRQTALLDLDVHFGTDALIMDLEPGRGLTDAIDNPSRIDGLFIERAMIKANEKLAILSAEAPISSPLMTDGAAFFQLQEEFRASFEATMIDLPRNMLVNFPHLMSDVNVAVLVTELTLASARDAIRILSWFKSNAPQAEVLLVANKVQPNTLEISRSDFEASVERKIDYVLPADFKGAAAAAKLGQPFIAANKNSKTSNMIAALGERVLGTVEEDGEGEESKGASKSLLGKFGDFKSLLPSKPKKEG, encoded by the coding sequence ATGAATGCTCCCTTTAACCCCACAGGCACTGGCGCGCGTGATGCCTTCGCCGCCTATATCTGCGATGATGAAACGCTCGATCTGGTGCGCACTGTGTGTATCGAACTGGGTTGGCAGTCGGAGAAATGTAATCAGGGTGGCTTGCGCAATGCCATTCAGTCGCTCTCCATTGCGGCCAGCCCTAACATCCTTTTGGTCGACTTAGCCGAGTCTGGCGATCCGCTCAATGATATCAATGCTTTGGCGGAAGTCTGCGAACCAGGTACTGTGGTTGTCGCCATGGGCCAGGTGAATGATGTTCGCCTGTATCGCGACCTTATTGTCAGCGGTTTGCAAGATTATTTGCTCAAACCAGTTAGCCCGGACCAACTGCGCGACGCGCTGGTCCAGGCACAGGCGATATTCTCGGCTCCCAAGCAGCAAGACAATGGCACCGAGCGGCCGCATGTTACCACGGCCGTGATAGGCACCCGCGGCGGCGTCGGCGCGAGTACCATTGCCACCTCGCTTGCCTGGTATTTTAGCCAAGATGGCGACCGCCAGACCGCGTTGCTTGATCTTGATGTCCATTTCGGCACGGATGCGCTGATCATGGACCTTGAGCCGGGCCGTGGCCTGACCGATGCAATCGATAATCCAAGCCGCATTGATGGCCTGTTTATCGAGCGCGCGATGATCAAGGCGAATGAGAAACTGGCGATCTTGTCCGCAGAAGCCCCCATCAGTTCGCCGTTGATGACCGATGGCGCTGCTTTCTTTCAGCTTCAGGAAGAGTTCCGTGCCTCTTTTGAAGCCACGATGATTGATTTGCCGCGTAATATGCTGGTGAATTTCCCACATTTGATGAGCGATGTGAATGTCGCCGTTCTGGTGACAGAGCTTACGCTTGCCTCGGCGCGCGATGCCATTCGCATATTGTCCTGGTTCAAGAGCAACGCGCCCCAGGCGGAAGTCCTGTTGGTCGCCAATAAGGTGCAGCCGAACACACTGGAGATCAGCCGCTCGGATTTCGAGGCCTCAGTTGAGCGCAAGATTGACTATGTTTTGCCTGCAGACTTCAAAGGTGCGGCAGCAGCAGCGAAGCTGGGTCAGCCCTTTATCGCCGCCAACAAGAACAGCAAGACGAGCAACATGATCGCCGCACTGGGCGAGCGCGTGCTGGGTACTGTTGAAGAGGATGGCGAAGGCGAAGAGTCCAAAGGTGCAAGCAAGTCATTGCTGGGCAAATTTGGCGATTTCAAGTCGCTTTTGCCTTCCAAACCGAAAAAAGAGGGGTGA
- a CDS encoding type II secretion system F family protein has product MTDWMQISLLVVGVLAILVMLIFALSGPSAQKEGARRLNSVKLRFSESANSQVEAQMRKAIAARKPRSNPQGDMSQLDMMANRLAQTGREWPLAQYLYTCAGLAVIIGLLVYFRSDNMLLSLFVGAAVGIGLPHMVIGFLIKRRIGNFNKNFPDAIELLVRGLRSGLPVTETLSVVAEEIPGPVGVEFKEVTERIKIGRTMEDSLQETAKKLNTPEFNFFCITLAIQRETGGNLAETLANLSDVLRKRSQMKLKIKAMSSESKASAYIVGSLPFIVFGLIWWINPDYIGGFFIDERLIIAGMGGMVWMGIGVFIMAKMVSFEI; this is encoded by the coding sequence ATGACGGATTGGATGCAGATAAGCCTGTTGGTTGTGGGCGTGCTGGCCATTCTGGTCATGCTGATCTTCGCCTTATCCGGCCCATCAGCGCAGAAGGAAGGCGCAAGGCGCCTGAACAGTGTGAAGCTGCGTTTTAGCGAAAGCGCGAATAGCCAGGTCGAAGCGCAGATGCGAAAGGCAATTGCTGCCAGAAAACCGCGCAGCAATCCGCAAGGCGATATGTCGCAGCTAGACATGATGGCCAACCGCCTGGCACAAACCGGGCGCGAATGGCCCCTGGCACAATATCTCTACACTTGTGCAGGCCTGGCCGTCATTATCGGCCTGCTGGTCTATTTCCGCAGCGACAATATGCTGCTCTCGCTGTTTGTCGGTGCGGCAGTGGGCATTGGCCTGCCGCATATGGTCATCGGATTTCTGATCAAGCGTCGCATCGGCAATTTCAATAAGAATTTCCCCGATGCCATCGAGCTTCTGGTTCGCGGCTTGCGCTCCGGCTTGCCGGTAACGGAAACGCTGAGCGTTGTCGCCGAGGAAATACCCGGACCTGTTGGCGTGGAGTTCAAGGAAGTGACCGAGCGGATCAAAATTGGCCGCACCATGGAGGATTCGCTTCAGGAAACCGCGAAGAAACTCAACACACCGGAGTTCAATTTCTTTTGCATCACTTTGGCGATCCAGCGCGAAACCGGCGGTAATCTGGCCGAAACACTGGCCAACCTGTCCGATGTTTTGCGCAAACGCTCGCAAATGAAGCTGAAGATCAAGGCAATGTCATCGGAGTCCAAAGCCTCGGCCTATATTGTCGGCTCGCTGCCATTCATCGTGTTTGGCCTGATCTGGTGGATCAACCCGGATTATATTGGCGGCTTCTTCATCGATGAACGCCTGATCATTGCCGGCATGGGCGGCATGGTATGGATGGGTATTGGCGTGTTTATCATGGCCAAGATGGTGAGCTTTGAAATCTGA
- a CDS encoding type II secretion system F family protein, protein MAEAGGPTLLGVDVLWVATILAAVATLAVLVAIYAATTVRDPMAKRVKSLNERREQLKAGITASTKKRAKLVQQNETTDRMRSVLSSLSVLQDEQLEAAQQKLAQAGIRSKDAAIAVIFGRLILPIIIGGGAGIYIYVLDGMADWSGMMKSLAFGGALILSYKGPDLFVQNKVTKRTDAIRKGLPDALDLLVICAEAGLTVDAAFNRVAKELGRAYPELGDEFALTAIELSFLTERRQAFENLAYRVDLDAVKGVVTTMIQTEKYGTPLASALRVLSAEFRNERMMRAEEKAARLPAIMTVPLILFILPVLFIVILGPAACSISDALINKQ, encoded by the coding sequence ATGGCTGAGGCAGGCGGACCAACTTTATTGGGCGTTGATGTCCTGTGGGTGGCAACCATTTTGGCGGCTGTCGCAACATTGGCTGTGCTTGTCGCCATCTATGCGGCAACCACGGTCCGCGACCCGATGGCCAAGCGGGTTAAATCGCTTAATGAGCGGCGCGAACAGCTTAAGGCTGGCATTACCGCCTCAACCAAGAAACGCGCCAAGCTGGTCCAGCAAAATGAGACCACGGACCGGATGCGTAGCGTGCTGTCATCGCTCAGCGTGTTGCAGGACGAACAGCTCGAAGCTGCGCAGCAAAAACTGGCCCAGGCGGGTATCCGTTCAAAAGACGCCGCGATTGCAGTTATCTTTGGTCGCCTGATCCTGCCCATTATCATTGGCGGTGGCGCTGGCATCTACATCTACGTCCTTGATGGCATGGCTGACTGGTCTGGGATGATGAAATCGCTGGCCTTTGGCGGCGCTTTGATCCTTAGCTATAAAGGCCCCGACCTGTTTGTGCAGAACAAGGTGACAAAACGCACCGATGCCATTCGCAAAGGGTTGCCCGATGCGCTTGACCTTTTGGTGATTTGCGCTGAAGCGGGTTTGACCGTTGATGCCGCCTTTAACCGGGTCGCCAAGGAACTGGGCCGCGCCTATCCCGAATTGGGCGATGAATTTGCGCTAACCGCCATCGAGCTGAGCTTCCTTACCGAGCGGCGGCAAGCCTTTGAAAATCTTGCCTATCGGGTTGATCTGGACGCGGTAAAGGGCGTGGTCACCACCATGATCCAGACCGAGAAATATGGTACGCCGCTGGCCTCTGCTCTGCGCGTTCTGTCGGCAGAGTTTCGCAATGAGCGTATGATGCGTGCAGAGGAAAAAGCGGCTCGCCTACCAGCGATTATGACGGTGCCGCTGATCCTGTTCATTCTGCCGGTGCTGTTTATCGTGATCCTCGGACCCGCAGCCTGCTCGATCAGCGATGCGCTAATCAACAAGCAATAA
- a CDS encoding fumarylacetoacetate hydrolase family protein: protein MKLASLESGRDGRLVVVSNDLAWYADAAHICPTLQAALDDWDTIAPQLEVLARDLEHEAIPRERFHEHDATAPLPRAYQWADGSAYVNHVELVRKARGAEMPETFWTDPLMYQGGSDDMRGARSPIKLADEAWGCDLEAEIVVVTGDVPQGVTPEEARGYIRLVGLVNDVSLRNLIPGELAKGFGFVQSKPASAFSPVFVTPDALGDYWQDGKLHRTLLVDLNGEPFGRAIASDDCTFDFGVLIAHLAKTRNIGAGSIIGSGTVSNRDSDGGPGKPVSEGGLGYSCIAEVRMVEKILTGEFKTGFLKHGDTVRIDVHDDNEHTIFGAIEQTVEKLG, encoded by the coding sequence ATGAAACTGGCATCCCTAGAATCCGGCCGCGATGGCCGTCTGGTCGTCGTCTCGAATGATCTCGCCTGGTATGCCGATGCGGCGCATATCTGCCCGACCCTGCAGGCGGCGCTGGATGATTGGGACACGATCGCACCGCAATTGGAAGTGCTGGCCCGCGATCTCGAGCATGAGGCGATCCCGCGCGAGCGTTTCCACGAACATGATGCCACCGCGCCGCTGCCGCGTGCCTATCAATGGGCCGATGGCAGCGCTTATGTGAACCATGTCGAATTGGTGCGCAAAGCGCGCGGTGCCGAGATGCCGGAGACCTTCTGGACCGACCCGCTAATGTATCAGGGCGGCTCCGACGATATGCGCGGCGCGCGCTCGCCGATCAAGCTCGCCGATGAGGCATGGGGCTGCGATCTTGAGGCGGAAATTGTCGTCGTCACCGGCGATGTGCCGCAGGGCGTCACGCCCGAAGAAGCGCGCGGTTATATCCGCCTTGTCGGGCTGGTGAACGATGTGTCTCTGCGCAACCTTATCCCCGGTGAACTCGCCAAGGGTTTCGGCTTTGTGCAGTCGAAACCGGCAAGCGCTTTCTCGCCGGTGTTTGTCACCCCCGATGCGCTGGGCGATTATTGGCAGGACGGCAAGTTGCACCGCACGCTCCTGGTTGACCTGAACGGCGAACCCTTTGGCCGTGCGATAGCCTCGGATGACTGCACCTTTGATTTCGGCGTCCTGATCGCCCATCTCGCCAAAACCCGTAATATCGGCGCAGGCTCGATCATCGGTTCAGGCACGGTCTCCAACCGCGACAGCGATGGAGGCCCCGGCAAACCGGTTAGCGAGGGTGGCCTCGGCTATAGCTGCATCGCTGAAGTACGGATGGTCGAGAAAATTCTGACCGGCGAGTTTAAAACCGGCTTCCTCAAACATGGCGACACCGTGCGCATCGACGTGCATGATGACAATGAGCACACCATTTTTGGCGCGATTGAGCAAACAGTGGAGAAGCTGGGCTGA
- a CDS encoding VOC family protein, translated as MTTTAPNISRIHHVAYRCRDAKETVQWYSKVLGMEYTNAFAEDYVPSTGAYDPYMHVFLDCGGGNVIAFFELPNQPEMGKDPNTPAWVQHIAFEVADMDALLAAKDHIEAEGIEVLGPTYHGIFRSIYFFDPNGHRLELACNIGSEEQYAELRRVAPDMLEEWSKTKTAPQHAQWLHVDPDAVEAE; from the coding sequence ATGACCACCACAGCCCCCAATATTTCGCGCATTCACCATGTCGCTTATCGCTGCAGGGACGCGAAAGAGACGGTCCAATGGTACAGCAAAGTCCTCGGCATGGAATATACCAATGCCTTTGCCGAGGATTATGTCCCATCTACAGGGGCTTATGACCCATATATGCACGTGTTTCTCGATTGCGGTGGCGGCAATGTGATCGCGTTTTTTGAACTGCCCAATCAGCCGGAAATGGGCAAGGACCCCAATACCCCGGCCTGGGTGCAGCATATAGCGTTTGAGGTTGCCGATATGGATGCGCTGCTCGCGGCAAAAGACCATATCGAGGCTGAGGGCATTGAAGTGCTGGGTCCAACCTATCACGGCATTTTCCGTTCGATCTATTTCTTCGATCCCAATGGCCATCGGCTGGAGCTGGCGTGCAATATCGGCAGCGAGGAGCAATATGCCGAACTGCGCCGCGTCGCGCCGGACATGCTGGAAGAGTGGAGCAAAACCAAAACCGCGCCGCAACATGCACAATGGCTGCATGTCGACCCTGATGCCGTGGAAGCGGAATAA
- the hppD gene encoding 4-hydroxyphenylpyruvate dioxygenase: MNAPVTAKASDVANPAGLDGFEFIEFCAPEKGQLEPVFEAMGFSHVATHRSKQVDLWRQGGINLIINYEPRSAAWYFAREHGPSACGMAFRVDDAAKAYDHLIAAGAEPVHVETGPMELRLPAIRGIGGAILYLVDRYEGKTGQDDLTIYDIDFEYLPGVDRRPEGAGFQLIDHLTHNVYTGRMAYWADYYEKLFNFREIRFFDIKGEYTGLTSKALTAPDGKIKIPLNEEGEGGKGQIEEFLREFNGEGIQHIALICDDLLGCWDRLKKLGVPFMTAPPATYYEMLDERLPGHGENPDELKMRGILLDGTTEDGNSRLLLQIFAEPQIGPVFFEFIQRKGDDGFGEGNFKALFESIERDQIARGVLDADKEPAE, translated from the coding sequence ATGAACGCCCCTGTGACTGCAAAAGCCTCTGATGTTGCCAACCCCGCCGGTCTGGACGGTTTTGAATTTATCGAATTCTGCGCCCCCGAAAAGGGCCAGCTCGAGCCGGTGTTTGAGGCCATGGGCTTTTCCCATGTCGCAACGCACCGCAGCAAGCAAGTGGACCTGTGGCGTCAGGGTGGCATTAACCTGATCATCAATTACGAGCCGCGCAGCGCTGCGTGGTATTTTGCCCGCGAACATGGCCCTTCGGCCTGCGGTATGGCGTTCCGGGTGGATGATGCGGCCAAAGCTTATGACCATCTGATCGCCGCCGGGGCCGAGCCGGTGCATGTCGAAACCGGTCCGATGGAACTGCGCCTGCCCGCCATTCGCGGCATTGGCGGCGCGATCCTCTATCTGGTCGACCGCTATGAGGGCAAAACTGGTCAGGATGATCTGACCATTTACGACATCGATTTCGAATATCTGCCCGGGGTTGACCGTCGCCCCGAAGGCGCCGGTTTCCAGCTGATCGATCACCTGACCCATAATGTTTACACCGGCCGCATGGCCTATTGGGCCGATTATTATGAGAAGCTGTTCAACTTCCGTGAAATCCGCTTTTTCGACATTAAGGGCGAATATACCGGCTTGACCTCCAAGGCGCTGACCGCGCCTGACGGCAAGATCAAAATCCCGCTCAACGAAGAAGGCGAGGGCGGCAAGGGCCAGATCGAGGAATTCCTGCGTGAATTTAACGGCGAGGGTATCCAGCATATCGCGCTGATCTGTGACGATCTGCTCGGCTGTTGGGACCGGCTGAAAAAGCTCGGCGTACCGTTCATGACCGCACCGCCAGCGACCTATTATGAGATGCTCGATGAGCGTCTGCCCGGCCATGGTGAAAACCCGGACGAGCTGAAGATGCGCGGTATCTTGCTCGACGGCACCACTGAAGACGGCAATTCCCGCCTGCTGCTGCAGATTTTTGCCGAACCGCAAATCGGTCCGGTGTTCTTTGAATTTATCCAGCGCAAGGGCGATGACGGCTTTGGCGAGGGCAATTTCAAGGCGCTGTTCGAGAGCATAGAACGCGACCAGATTGCCCGTGGCGTACTGGATGCGGATAAGGAACCGGCGGAGTAA